The Arachis hypogaea cultivar Tifrunner chromosome 19, arahy.Tifrunner.gnm2.J5K5, whole genome shotgun sequence genome has a window encoding:
- the LOC140182314 gene encoding protein FAR1-RELATED SEQUENCE 5-like, with product MKDVGLWTIFKVVLNHSHLCCPDQVEMLKQHRELSMFVRRTIKTHEEAGIRPSKTYQSFVATADSHRELGFIEKDVMNYITRELNLEGDHYIKHAFWADVRSRAAFDYFGNVVSFDNTYNTNRYNLVLGSFVGMNHHGQSTLLGCALMKNEDIQSFKWLFECWLRCMRGKAPKGILTDQCASIQRAIELWMPTTIHRWCIWHIMKKIPSKLNGYKGHNEIEQDMSHVVWNSNTKEAFDRNWIDLF from the exons ATGAAGGATGTTGGTCTTTGGACAATTTTCAAAGTTGTTTTGAATCACTCACATCTTTGTTGTCCAGACCAGGTTgagatgctcaaacaacacagggAGCTTAGCATGTTTGTGCGTCGCACCATCAAAACCCATGAGGAAGCTGGAATCAGAccgagcaaaacttaccaatcatttgtggcAACAGCTGACAGCCACCGTGAACTAGGTTTTATTGAAAAGGATGTGATGAATTACATCACAAGGGAA CTCAACCTTGAAGGCGATCACTACATTAAACATGCATTCTGGGCTGATGTAAGAAGCAGGGCTGCATTTGATTATTTTGGAAACGTGGTTTCATTTGACAACACCTATAACACAAATAG GTACAATTTGGTTTTAGGTTCTTTTGTGGGCATGAATCACCACGGCCAGTCGACACTTCTTGGATGCGCGCtgatgaaaaatgaggacatccaatcattcaaatggctatTTGAGTGTTGGCTACGTTGCATGAGAGGGAAAGCACCAAAAGGTATTCTTACCGATCAATGCGCATCGATTCAAAGAGCAATTGAGCTGTggatgccaacaacaattcaccgctGGTGCATCTGGCATATTATGAAGAAGATCCCAAGCAAATTAAATGGATACAAGGGACACAATGAAATTGAACAAGAcatgagccatgttgtttggaactcgaACACAAAAGAAGCATTTGACAGAAACTGGATCGATTTATTCTGA